A region from the Rufibacter sp. DG15C genome encodes:
- a CDS encoding STAS domain-containing protein, with amino-acid sequence MKIEHTIKEDVLLIQLEGDLIGGPDTQRLMDIANTTIDDSMLLSAVDLSNVRFINSSGIGVLVSLLTKFRNRGGELILINPSEHIRKLLIITKLNAIFTIAEDEASALQLLKESN; translated from the coding sequence ATGAAGATTGAACACACTATAAAGGAGGACGTGCTTTTGATTCAGCTGGAGGGAGACCTGATTGGAGGTCCAGACACCCAGCGTCTCATGGACATCGCTAATACTACCATTGATGATTCTATGCTGCTTTCTGCCGTAGACTTATCTAATGTGCGCTTTATTAATAGTAGTGGTATTGGAGTCTTGGTTTCCCTTCTTACTAAATTCCGCAACCGCGGTGGGGAGCTGATTTTAATCAATCCCTCAGAGCATATCCGTAAACTATTGATCATTACCAAGCTTAACGCCATATTCACCATTGCTGAAGATGAGGCAAGTGCTCTTCAGCTTCTTAAAGAATCAAATTAA
- the purB gene encoding adenylosuccinate lyase, translating into MNFSPLTAISPIDGRYHSQVEELALYFSEFGLIRYRVLVEIEYFISLCQLPLPQLQQTDSSLFDQMRSIYQNFTEEDALKIKATEKVTNHDVKAVEYFIKEKLSDLGLGETIEFVHFGLTSQDINNTAIPMSLKEAMEQIVLPGYQDLLKKLMELAEMWKSIPMLAHTHGQPASPTKLGKEIQVFVNRIEQQITLLQSIPYAGKFGGATGNFNAHHVAYPFIDWVGFGNTFLQEKLHLTRSQVTTQIEHYDHLAALLDNIKRINIILVDFSRDIWQYISMGYFKQKIKAGEIGSSAMPHKVNPIDFENAEGNLGMANAIFSFLSDKLPISRLQRDLTDSTVLRNLGVPFSHSLIALKSLLKGINKLELNEQALHNDLEDNWAVVAEAIQTVLRREGYPAPYEALKELTRKNEKITKEAISAFIDRLDISEVVKKELITISPQSYTGVDLY; encoded by the coding sequence ATGAATTTTTCACCGTTAACCGCTATCTCTCCCATTGATGGAAGATACCACTCCCAAGTTGAAGAATTAGCCCTATACTTTTCTGAATTTGGTTTAATCCGCTATAGAGTCCTAGTAGAGATCGAGTACTTTATCTCACTTTGCCAGCTTCCGCTACCACAACTGCAACAGACTGATTCTTCTCTTTTTGACCAGATGCGTAGCATCTATCAAAACTTTACAGAAGAGGATGCCTTAAAGATTAAAGCTACCGAGAAAGTTACCAATCATGATGTAAAGGCGGTTGAGTACTTTATCAAAGAGAAACTTTCTGACCTTGGCTTAGGGGAGACCATAGAATTTGTGCACTTTGGACTAACCTCCCAGGATATTAATAATACAGCCATTCCAATGTCTTTGAAAGAGGCTATGGAACAAATCGTCCTTCCTGGTTATCAAGACTTGTTAAAAAAATTAATGGAGCTTGCTGAGATGTGGAAAAGCATTCCAATGCTTGCCCATACCCATGGCCAGCCTGCTTCTCCTACTAAGTTAGGTAAAGAAATACAAGTATTTGTAAACCGAATTGAGCAACAAATAACCTTACTACAATCTATTCCTTACGCAGGAAAATTTGGAGGTGCAACAGGTAACTTTAACGCTCACCACGTTGCTTATCCCTTTATAGATTGGGTTGGTTTCGGGAACACCTTTTTACAGGAAAAACTACACTTGACCAGAAGTCAAGTAACCACCCAAATTGAGCATTATGATCATTTGGCCGCTCTATTAGATAATATAAAGCGCATAAATATCATCTTAGTAGATTTCTCACGGGATATCTGGCAATATATTTCAATGGGCTACTTTAAACAGAAGATTAAAGCAGGAGAAATAGGGTCATCTGCAATGCCACATAAAGTAAACCCTATTGACTTTGAAAACGCGGAAGGCAATTTAGGAATGGCAAATGCCATCTTCTCATTTTTGTCAGATAAACTCCCGATATCAAGGCTCCAGAGAGACCTGACAGATTCTACCGTTCTAAGAAACTTAGGTGTACCGTTCTCTCATTCCTTAATTGCTCTTAAATCCTTACTGAAAGGAATAAACAAGTTAGAATTAAATGAGCAAGCATTACATAACGATCTAGAAGATAACTGGGCTGTAGTGGCAGAAGCTATTCAAACTGTCTTAAGAAGAGAAGGCTACCCAGCGCCTTATGAGGCTCTGAAGGAATTGACAAGGAAGAATGAGAAAATAACAAAGGAAGCTATCTCAGCATTCATCGATAGACTAGATATCAGTGAAGTGGTTAAAAAGGAATTGATAACCATATCACCACAGTCTTACACTGGAGTTGACCTTTATTAA
- a CDS encoding adenylosuccinate synthase, translated as MPVDILVGLQWGDEGKGKIVDVLAPQYDVVARFQGGPNAGHTLEFEGTKHVLHQIPSGIFHPQITNIIGNGVVLDPIVFRTEVEKLTARGVDATQNLYISKKAQLILPSHKSLDRISEEALGTSKIGSTQKGIGPTYQDKIGRSGLRVGDILAEDFEERYKLTVARHEKIASFYQKSLEIEGIEKEFFQAVAFLKQFTLVDSEYMINLALKDGKKILAEGAQGSLLDIDFGTYPYVTSSNTLVAGACTGLGVAPRNIGEVYGIFKAYCTRVGSGPFPTELLDEVGEQIRQAGREFGSTTGRPRRCGWIDLPTLKYAIMLNGVTQLNMMKADVLDEFDEIKVCTHYQLEDGTITDHVPHDLDKTAVTPIYASFKGWKEELRNYESYATLPKAVLKYVAYLEEHLEVPVSIISVGPDRKSTLLK; from the coding sequence ATGCCAGTTGATATTCTAGTAGGCCTCCAGTGGGGCGATGAAGGAAAAGGCAAGATAGTTGACGTCTTGGCTCCCCAGTATGATGTTGTTGCCCGTTTTCAGGGAGGACCTAACGCGGGTCACACCTTAGAGTTTGAAGGTACCAAGCACGTGTTGCACCAAATCCCGTCTGGCATCTTCCATCCTCAGATTACTAACATCATAGGGAATGGAGTGGTCTTGGACCCAATTGTCTTCAGGACCGAAGTAGAAAAGCTGACAGCCCGCGGAGTAGATGCTACCCAAAACCTTTACATATCAAAGAAGGCGCAGTTGATCCTTCCTTCGCACAAGAGCTTGGATAGAATCTCTGAAGAAGCCTTAGGTACTTCTAAAATTGGCTCCACTCAAAAAGGAATCGGGCCCACTTATCAAGACAAGATTGGCCGAAGCGGTTTGCGAGTAGGGGATATCCTGGCCGAGGATTTTGAAGAGCGCTATAAATTGACAGTGGCTCGTCATGAGAAAATTGCCTCCTTCTACCAGAAGTCATTAGAGATTGAAGGAATAGAAAAGGAGTTCTTCCAGGCTGTTGCCTTCTTGAAACAATTTACCTTGGTTGATTCTGAATACATGATCAACCTAGCTCTTAAAGACGGTAAGAAAATTCTGGCTGAGGGAGCACAAGGATCCTTGTTGGATATTGACTTCGGGACATATCCGTATGTGACTTCATCTAATACATTGGTAGCCGGTGCTTGTACGGGATTGGGCGTTGCCCCAAGAAATATTGGCGAAGTCTACGGAATTTTCAAAGCCTATTGTACCCGTGTAGGGAGTGGCCCGTTCCCAACCGAACTGTTGGATGAAGTAGGAGAGCAGATTCGTCAAGCTGGCCGAGAGTTCGGGTCAACCACTGGACGTCCTCGTCGCTGCGGCTGGATTGATCTTCCAACCCTAAAGTATGCCATCATGCTCAACGGTGTGACGCAGCTTAATATGATGAAGGCAGATGTGCTGGATGAATTTGATGAGATTAAAGTGTGTACCCATTATCAATTAGAAGATGGTACCATTACTGACCATGTTCCTCATGATTTAGATAAGACCGCGGTTACTCCCATCTATGCATCCTTTAAAGGTTGGAAAGAAGAACTGAGAAACTATGAGTCTTATGCTACTCTTCCAAAAGCCGTATTAAAATACGTTGCCTACCTGGAAGAGCATTTAGAAGTACCTGTCTCTATTATTAGTGTAGGGCCAGATAGAAAGAGTACCCTATTAAAGTAA